In Leptospira stimsonii, the following proteins share a genomic window:
- the lsa25 gene encoding surface adhesin Lsa25 has protein sequence MKKYKNILILSIALSFFANCEEKPDDTTLGFINEDSKVLLAGMIFFSPYVADTASGTVTNTTSGLMWKICSQGQVLRVGANGTYDCEGINNSSTVIGRFGATLHQYCSLNLNDCNTISLPAVLVGQTPGFTGTSEAFTSCNQDRTGGHSDWRVPSFPELKALTASGSLNALLLKFPNTVEDNYWSSWAKEGTVDTARAVNFTATHFGDETGFAKTSRYFVRCVRSLP, from the coding sequence ATGAAAAAATATAAGAATATTCTAATACTCAGTATTGCACTTTCCTTCTTTGCCAATTGCGAAGAAAAACCTGACGATACGACTCTCGGCTTTATCAACGAAGATTCGAAAGTCCTCCTGGCCGGGATGATATTTTTTAGTCCCTACGTTGCGGATACTGCATCCGGAACGGTCACGAATACGACGAGCGGTCTGATGTGGAAGATCTGTTCTCAAGGACAAGTATTGAGAGTCGGTGCAAACGGTACTTACGATTGTGAAGGAATTAACAATAGTTCTACGGTGATCGGAAGATTCGGAGCTACGTTGCACCAATATTGTTCCCTAAACCTAAACGATTGTAATACGATCTCACTTCCTGCCGTCTTGGTGGGTCAAACTCCGGGATTTACAGGGACGAGTGAGGCCTTTACTTCCTGCAATCAAGATCGCACTGGCGGTCATTCGGATTGGAGAGTTCCTTCTTTTCCAGAGCTAAAGGCGCTGACCGCTTCGGGAAGTTTAAACGCACTTCTGTTGAAATTTCCGAATACTGTGGAAGACAACTACTGGAGTTCCTGGGCGAAAGAGGGCACGGTCGATACGGCGCGTGCAGTGAATTTTACGGCGACTCATTTCGGTGATGAAACCGGTTTTGCGAAGACGAGTAGATACTTTGTCCGTTGTGTAAGGAGTCTTCCTTAA
- the omp85 gene encoding Omp85 family outer membrane protein, producing MKNFLKIVSIAVCLIILPTTTGIVYGQAKEDCSKLAFVDYSSRTPRSDLPFPISEMRRLRPEDICKKKEGWFPTGLPLLNSDPNVGVGYGIRVFLINNGKKSDPFFEYTPYRFRMFAQYFNTTKNRQYQDISFDAPYVFDTQWRMRGDLIYDTNPNTLYYGIGEKSLQPLSYQERNQPGGEIVRNSTYHSREQNIFFTRPGGPGDPVDFQGTNYSGFPANDAFRVTDRMYNRYDIRSPQANLSGERNFFGGLVRMVAGVRVSQNIIKTFDGQFVKSTDPLTEGTPFSNTGTVPNAKTKVTEDAEAGKIIGANGGNVNSVRFGLVLDTRDLEPDPNRGIFLEATYEKVAKSLGSDFQYSKYFTQMKFFYSPFPKTFDKLVLAGRGAFGMTDGDAPFFEYRNLWSTEGGITGLGGLRTLRGYKQDRFSGRAMGWGNLEIRWKFFDFNVAGQHFALNLVPFVDFGRVWDDEHNVGLKDYKYSRGLGFRIAWNQSTILMLDYAVSKEDKQIFMNFNHIF from the coding sequence ATGAAGAATTTTCTGAAAATCGTAAGTATTGCAGTATGTTTGATCATTCTGCCCACGACGACGGGGATTGTGTACGGACAGGCTAAAGAGGACTGTTCAAAGCTCGCCTTTGTTGATTATAGTTCTCGCACACCGAGATCGGATTTGCCCTTTCCTATCTCGGAGATGAGACGACTCAGACCCGAAGACATCTGTAAAAAGAAGGAAGGCTGGTTTCCAACAGGTCTTCCTCTTTTGAACTCGGACCCGAACGTCGGAGTCGGTTATGGGATTCGAGTTTTCTTGATCAACAACGGAAAGAAATCCGATCCTTTTTTCGAATATACTCCGTATCGTTTTCGGATGTTTGCGCAGTATTTTAATACGACCAAGAATAGACAGTATCAAGATATAAGTTTTGACGCACCCTATGTGTTTGATACACAATGGAGAATGCGCGGGGATTTGATCTACGATACGAACCCGAACACGCTTTATTACGGGATTGGTGAGAAATCTCTCCAACCGCTTTCCTATCAGGAAAGAAATCAACCCGGTGGCGAAATAGTTAGAAACTCTACTTACCATTCTCGTGAGCAGAATATCTTTTTTACGAGACCGGGTGGTCCAGGAGATCCGGTGGATTTTCAAGGAACCAACTATTCTGGTTTTCCTGCAAACGATGCGTTTCGTGTAACGGATAGAATGTACAACCGTTATGATATTCGTTCCCCACAGGCAAACTTAAGCGGAGAAAGAAACTTTTTCGGCGGCCTCGTTCGTATGGTTGCCGGCGTGAGAGTTTCGCAAAACATCATTAAGACGTTTGACGGTCAGTTTGTTAAGAGCACGGACCCTCTTACGGAAGGAACTCCTTTTAGTAATACCGGCACGGTGCCAAACGCAAAAACGAAAGTTACGGAAGATGCAGAGGCAGGGAAGATCATTGGAGCGAATGGAGGAAATGTAAACTCTGTACGTTTTGGTCTCGTTTTGGACACAAGGGATTTGGAGCCGGATCCGAACCGGGGGATTTTCTTGGAAGCAACCTACGAGAAAGTTGCTAAGTCTTTGGGTTCGGACTTTCAATATTCCAAGTATTTTACGCAGATGAAATTCTTCTATAGCCCGTTTCCTAAAACCTTCGATAAACTGGTATTAGCCGGTCGCGGAGCTTTCGGTATGACGGACGGAGACGCTCCGTTTTTCGAATACAGGAACCTTTGGTCGACTGAAGGTGGTATTACGGGGCTCGGAGGGTTACGGACCCTTCGCGGTTACAAACAAGATCGTTTTTCGGGAAGAGCGATGGGTTGGGGTAACTTAGAAATACGGTGGAAGTTTTTTGATTTTAACGTAGCCGGACAACATTTCGCATTAAATTTGGTTCCGTTCGTTGACTTCGGTCGCGTTTGGGACGACGAACACAATGTGGGATTAAAGGATTATAAATACTCCCGAGGTTTGGGATTTCGAATCGCCTGGAACCAGAGTACGATCCTGATGTTGGACTACGCGGTCTCCAAAGAAGACAAACAAATATTTATGAACTTTAACCACATATTCTGA
- a CDS encoding DoxX family protein produces the protein MRDIGVLEIIGGLSLILGLATKQWSLLFIFEMIVAMILTKIPLYFGTSPLAPPASPPIQGIWAVLHEIRSEYSQLLSFVYLFLAGTGRFSLDRLRKQAEEKR, from the coding sequence GTGCGGGATATCGGAGTTCTGGAAATTATCGGCGGCCTTTCTTTGATCCTGGGACTCGCCACAAAACAATGGAGCCTTCTATTTATTTTTGAGATGATCGTCGCAATGATCCTGACTAAGATTCCGTTGTATTTTGGAACCTCACCGCTCGCACCACCGGCCTCTCCTCCGATTCAAGGAATTTGGGCTGTGCTTCACGAAATTCGATCGGAATATTCACAACTTTTAAGTTTCGTCTATTTGTTTCTTGCAGGCACCGGTAGATTCTCCTTGGATCGTCTTCGAAAACAAGCCGAGGAAAAACGATAG